One Azoarcus sp. DN11 DNA segment encodes these proteins:
- the mlaE gene encoding lipid asymmetry maintenance ABC transporter permease subunit MlaE, translated as MNGLLNVIRRLGAMVVEGVWRIGFAARFFMLLLRHSGQSLARIHLTVREVYFSGVLSLLIIVVSGLFVGMVLGLQGYETLQRYGSGDALGVLVSLSLTRELGPVVAGLLFASRAGLAVTAEIGLMKTTEQLDAMDMMAVNPIARVVAPRFWGGVISMPLLAALFSAMGVFGGWLIGVVFIGVDDGAFWSQMQAAVDFRFDIMNGVIKSFVFGATVALIAVFEGYDCTPTAEGLSRAITRTVVTSALAILALDFVLTSLMFRGQS; from the coding sequence ATGAACGGCCTGCTGAACGTCATCCGCCGGCTCGGCGCGATGGTGGTCGAGGGCGTGTGGCGGATCGGTTTCGCCGCGCGTTTCTTCATGCTGCTGCTACGCCATTCGGGGCAGTCGCTGGCGCGCATCCACCTGACGGTGCGCGAGGTCTACTTCAGCGGTGTGCTGTCGCTGCTGATCATCGTCGTCTCGGGGCTCTTCGTCGGCATGGTGCTCGGCCTGCAGGGCTACGAGACGCTGCAGCGCTACGGTTCGGGCGACGCGCTCGGCGTGCTCGTGTCGCTGTCGCTGACGCGCGAACTCGGTCCCGTCGTCGCCGGCCTCCTTTTCGCCAGCCGCGCCGGGCTCGCGGTGACCGCGGAGATCGGCCTGATGAAGACCACCGAGCAGCTCGACGCGATGGACATGATGGCGGTCAATCCCATCGCCCGCGTCGTCGCGCCGCGTTTCTGGGGGGGCGTGATCTCGATGCCGCTGCTGGCCGCGCTGTTCTCCGCGATGGGCGTTTTCGGCGGCTGGCTGATCGGCGTCGTCTTCATCGGCGTCGATGACGGTGCGTTCTGGTCGCAGATGCAGGCGGCCGTGGATTTCCGCTTCGACATCATGAACGGCGTCATCAAGAGTTTCGTGTTCGGCGCCACGGTCGCGCTGATCGCCGTGTTCGAGGGGTACGACTGCACGCCGACCGCCGAAGGGCTGTCGCGCGCGATCACCCGCACCGTCGTCACCTCCGCGCTGGCCATCCTGGCGCTCGATTTCGTGCTTACATCTCTTATGTTCCGAGGGCAGTCATGA
- the mlaD gene encoding outer membrane lipid asymmetry maintenance protein MlaD, which translates to MRRTTLDLWVGFFVVIGMAALMFLAFKVGNLGAANASQTYVVSGQFDNIGGLKARAPVKSAGVVVGRVSDIRFDTKSYRAVVTLTLDARYQFPRDTIATILTSGLLGEQYVGLEPGGDEAMLKTGDKLQITQSAVVLEKLIGQFMFDKAAEHPAPPAH; encoded by the coding sequence ATGAGGCGTACAACGCTCGACCTGTGGGTCGGTTTCTTCGTGGTCATCGGCATGGCCGCGCTGATGTTCCTCGCGTTCAAGGTCGGCAACCTGGGCGCGGCCAACGCCAGCCAAACCTATGTCGTGAGCGGACAGTTCGACAATATCGGCGGGCTGAAGGCGAGGGCGCCGGTCAAGAGCGCCGGTGTCGTCGTGGGGCGGGTCAGCGACATCCGCTTCGATACCAAGAGCTACCGCGCCGTCGTGACGCTTACGCTCGACGCGCGCTACCAGTTTCCGCGCGACACGATCGCGACCATCCTGACTTCGGGCCTCCTCGGCGAGCAGTACGTCGGGCTCGAGCCGGGCGGCGACGAGGCGATGCTGAAGACCGGGGACAAGCTGCAGATCACCCAGTCGGCGGTTGTCCTGGAAAAACTCATCGGCCAGTTCATGTTCGACAAGGCGGCCGAACACCCGGCGCCGCCGGCGCACTGA
- a CDS encoding VacJ family lipoprotein, producing MKKNITSKFAQALVLGGAVVALAGCTARLANPDDPLESYNRAMFAFNEKVDEVAVQPVARAYDKVAPLPVRTGVGNFFGNVGDVWIGGNNLLQGKFTDGLGDLLRFALNSTVGIFGVFDVASELNLPKHDEDFGQTLGWWGVGEGAYFVAPFFGPRTIRDALVLPVDLYGDSVWGIGDVPTRNSLTALRFVHARAALLGIDKTLEEGTLDKYAYARDFYLQQRRYRVFDGNPPLEDPDLNGAGRQDGQRVKPDAQ from the coding sequence ATGAAAAAAAATATCACCTCCAAGTTTGCGCAGGCGCTTGTCCTGGGGGGGGCCGTCGTCGCGCTCGCCGGCTGTACGGCGCGCCTCGCCAATCCGGACGATCCGCTCGAAAGCTACAACCGTGCGATGTTCGCCTTCAACGAGAAGGTGGATGAAGTTGCAGTCCAGCCGGTGGCCAGGGCCTATGACAAGGTTGCGCCGCTGCCGGTGCGCACCGGTGTCGGCAATTTCTTCGGCAACGTCGGCGACGTGTGGATCGGCGGCAACAACCTGTTGCAGGGCAAATTCACGGATGGCCTGGGTGACCTGCTACGCTTCGCGCTCAACTCGACGGTCGGCATCTTCGGGGTCTTCGACGTGGCGAGCGAGCTCAATCTGCCCAAGCACGACGAGGATTTCGGTCAGACGCTGGGCTGGTGGGGCGTGGGCGAAGGCGCTTACTTCGTCGCGCCGTTCTTCGGGCCGCGTACCATCCGCGATGCGCTCGTCCTGCCGGTCGACCTGTACGGCGACAGCGTGTGGGGCATCGGCGACGTGCCGACGCGCAACAGCCTCACGGCGCTGCGCTTCGTGCATGCCCGCGCGGCCCTGCTCGGTATCGACAAGACACTCGAGGAGGGGACGCTCGACAAGTACGCCTACGCGCGCGACTTCTACCTGCAGCAGCGTCGCTACCGCGTGTTCGACGGCAATCCGCCGCTCGAGGATCCCGATTTGAACGGTGCCGGGCGGCAAGACGGGCAGCGCGTGAAGCCCGATGCGCAATAG
- a CDS encoding ABC transporter substrate-binding protein produces the protein MKKFLLSLCLMFSVLPAFAADAIKAPDVLVREVSDDVLAIVRQDKAIQSGDTRRVIDLVEEKVLPHFNFRRMTMLAVGKDWREANPEQQGKLVQAFRTLLVRTYSNALTQYRDQSISYKPAKVGESETSVRVQTEIRQAGAQPINIDYSLEKTPEGWKVFDVVVAGVSLVTNYRGTFAQEIRTGGVDGLIKSLEQKNRNLAASAHS, from the coding sequence ATGAAGAAATTCCTGCTTTCCCTGTGCCTGATGTTCTCGGTGCTGCCGGCGTTTGCCGCCGACGCGATCAAGGCACCCGATGTGCTCGTGCGTGAAGTCAGCGACGACGTCCTCGCCATCGTGCGTCAGGACAAGGCCATCCAGTCCGGTGACACCCGCCGCGTGATCGATCTCGTCGAGGAAAAGGTCCTCCCGCATTTCAACTTCCGCCGCATGACCATGCTCGCGGTCGGCAAGGATTGGCGGGAGGCCAATCCCGAGCAGCAGGGCAAACTCGTCCAGGCCTTCCGCACCCTGCTCGTGCGTACCTATTCCAACGCGCTGACGCAGTACCGCGATCAGAGCATCAGCTACAAGCCTGCGAAGGTCGGCGAATCCGAGACCTCGGTGCGCGTGCAGACCGAAATCCGCCAGGCCGGCGCACAGCCGATCAACATCGACTATTCGCTGGAAAAGACGCCCGAGGGCTGGAAAGTGTTCGACGTGGTCGTCGCCGGCGTGAGCCTCGTCACCAACTACCGCGGCACTTTCGCGCAGGAGATCCGCACCGGCGGCGTCGACGGCCTGATCAAGTCGCTGGAGCAGAAGAATCGCAACCTCGCTGCGTCGGCGCATTCATGA
- a CDS encoding STAS domain-containing protein, which produces MSVVSGRILAIDGELTMATAAQWIERGRAQARAEDLVVDLSGVTAADSSALALLFDWIRIARENGHAVRQTGMPMGMRSLATLYGVDELLPAEA; this is translated from the coding sequence ATGAGCGTCGTTTCGGGCAGGATCCTCGCCATCGACGGCGAGCTGACGATGGCGACGGCCGCGCAGTGGATCGAACGCGGCCGTGCGCAGGCGCGCGCCGAGGATCTGGTGGTCGACTTGTCCGGCGTCACGGCGGCGGATTCGTCCGCGCTCGCGCTGCTGTTCGACTGGATACGCATCGCGCGCGAGAACGGACACGCCGTCCGCCAGACCGGGATGCCGATGGGGATGCGCAGTCTCGCGACACTCTACGGTGTCGACGAGCTGTTGCCCGCCGAAGCCTGA